The window ataataataataataataataataaaaagaaaaaaaaattgtaaataaaaaaaaaacatgtgcgCTTGCATTGTGACTATTCCATGTGATTTTCATTGTGGCAAATAAGTCACATACTTGCTTGTAAGTTTTtcatactactactaataaacaTTTGgatgcccaaaaaaaaaaaaaagaaagaaagaaaataatcatggccacaaaaatggacaaatttctgaaatcacattatataataaaagaacatttaatatttaaaaaaaaaaaaaccaatgtgCCAAAGTTGGGCTCCAGACCCTTTCCCCACCTTCAACCagaaaattatgttaaatttaggttaatgtaaaatttgttttatggtGAAGTTAacgtaaaatttatttttggcaaaaaattgtcttaaaatttttgaaaaccacTTTTCTAGAGCAAGTCACTGGTGCATGTCCCAAGACCGTAATCAATACCACATCCTTTTCGGTCTACTCAACACATCACCAATTTAaatgattttggtttttaaagttTGCATGACTTATCCACTATAGATTAAAAATGGGTGGATAATTTTTATGAATCattgtatctatttttaaaagatgacagtAATTTTGTATCTTagggaatatttttataatatatagtttTGAGTCCTCTCCAACTTTAAATACAAGCTTCTATGAAAGAATTCGTCAAtttaacagatgctggcaattCAATTGATCTTATCTTGCACTTTGTGAAAAGGTGCTGCAGTTCTTGGTGTGCTCAAAAAAGATAACTGGCCAATTTGTGCTTGGTGATTCGCAGTCTATGTATTCTACTCTAGTTCttctttcccctctcctttcACCAGTACACCAAATGAATTTAAAAGGGGGGATGATATTGTAGCATAAAATAATCTTACAACAACCGTCTCATGGAAGAAAAGTGGATTTGGGAAGCATCTAATTCCATTTAGGACTATTTACTCAATTAGGTATAAACCCAATCAATCATATTATGCTTCAGCTcacatttactattttatttaaattgcaaAGAACAGCTATTAAATGCCTTGCCCAAATGCAGACATGTCACCTATTAAGTGCCTTGCCTAAATGTAGATATGTCACcatctaaatttattttgttatctttaaaagagacaggatctcactatgttgccgaggcagttcttgaactcctggactcaagtgattctcctgccccagccactcaaagtgctgggattacaggcatgagccactgtgtggagcataaatttattttttgataggaTTAACACATGAAGAGAACACAAAGCCTACTTTTCATATTCCTAGTGATTCCAAGTTGGATTCTAATGGTATTCTCACAAGGTTACAGAGCAACTTGATGGTGCAACTGAGACCAGAATCCTGGAATTtaaattcacaggccattacactTTCTACTATCCCACTGTGATCCTCAAATACTTAGTGGTACTGCTCATAAATAAAGGGAGCACCAGTGTAAAAAATTTGTCAAAATCAAACAATTCAAAGGTAACACCCTCTGGTCCTCTACCACTTACCAATTCTTCCTTCTTCGGTTTCAACCATTTAATTGGTCATATTTTCCTAACCTTAAACTGAGTTTGAGACTCAGTATCAGCCTCTGTGAGATAAgatgtagaaaatataaaattattacaacTTCACAGTGTGATCTCCCCAGAGGTATTAAGTGCCAACTGTTTAATTATTGCCCCTCCAACtcccaaaataataattttggatGGGAAATGATCATTTACATAAAacaatatgtagaaattaaaacactttaatataaacatttccaGAATATAGACTGACTTTATATCAGTACTTTTTGAGAcccttttaaaactatatatcaTCTAAGTTTATTATAGACTGTTTCATTTTCCACTTTCAGAActagaaaatgcaaaaatacacTGCAAATTagatttaacaaagaaaaaatcagTTTAAGTTATTTCATACATATTCCTTGGAGAAAGTTGAGACacataaacacagaaaaacaacaataaaataccacCAACACTAACACAAAACCAAGCAAAGAATTGATTTTGTAATGCTTGGTAATTCtgtcctttaaaataaattatctccCATGAATAAATAATTCACTATCACAGCAATTTGATGAGCAGAAGTAGAGACAACTTCATTTAGGGAAATTACATTATATGTGAGATATGTGagaaacatttaataatttttttcttttttaagaaaatgaaggaaagtaaCTTGAGGAAAAGACATATTGAATACTTTTACTTCACTTGGCTTTTTTAGAGATTAAAGTAGCCATCCACCTAGAAAAATTCCAATAACATGAATTTTATAAAAccaaactttttttccttcaactttgaAGGAACAAAACGAAAAAGTTGAAAATCCTAGAGTAGACTCATCCCAAATCACTgtctcttctgtcttttcttgagtaggtttctttttctcttaagttCTTGTGTTCTCATGTTAGTGTTGTTCAGAGGCTAGGTttaggcttttttgttgttgtttcttctttcaattaaatttcaagtttttttaaatagctttccTGAAGTGACACTGACTATCTAcctctccttttcttcatctGATCCTCTTGCTTTTGTCTAAGTCAATTTTCTTAGCTGATTTCCTCAATTAATCCTTGGGCAAACAAAACTAGAAGTTCAATACCCAAGAATAGACTCATTCCAAAACACAGATTGTTGTCTTTTCTTTAACaggtttccttttctcttatATGTTCTCCTTGAGTTCTTATGTTCTTTCTCAGAGGTTaagtttgggcttttttttttccttgttttaattcaatttaaatttttatacaaaaaaacCCTAAGTGTCCTGAAGTGACACTGACTGTATCTACCTCTCCTTTTCTTCATCAGATGTTCCTTTTTCTAAATCCatattgactgtttttttttttcaattcaacCTTGGGTAAACAAAACTAAACATTCAAAATCCAAGAATAGACTCATCCCAAAGCATTTCCTCTTCTGTTCTTTCTtcaacagatttctttttctctttcctgtgctTACGTTCTTCTTTCTCGGAGGGTACAtcatggctttttttcttttttcgatgCTTAAGCTTTCCTGAACTGACTCTGACTCTatcctcctctcttttcctttgtctGATGCTCTTGTCTTTGTCTAAATCTGTATCTTCAtaactctttttccttttatgcttGGACTGCTCTTTCTCTGGCCTTTCTTTGCCTTCTTCTAGGTGTCGTTTTCTCTTCTGATGTTTCCGTTTATGACCTGCTTGATGGTCAGTAGTATTGTTTTCTGAGGAGAGGTGCTTGTAAACTTCAGATTCTACACTGTATGAGCCAGAGTTATTTTCTTGCTGATTAAGGCTCAAGGGTACTGGTTTTTCTGGGAAACAGTCTCTGGTGAGTTGACAGTAGCTAATAGAATCTAGTCTCTGTTTGCTATCATGAGCTGGTAAGCAATGAGGTAACTGGTTTTCCACTACTTGTGAAATACTATATGGTCCCGAATAGGTCTGGAAAGTCTCACATGGGAGCTTTTGCTCCAACATTCTATGTCTGGGTCTGACATCAACCATTTCTCTGTTCTTGTGTGTTTCTACAGAGCTATCTCCTATCTTTCTGAAACAAGTTTTTGGCTCTAGTCCTCTGGCTTTCTGCACTTTTATGTAATCTTCAAGTTCATCTTGGAAAGAATCATATGTCCTCTTTGAATGGGTTGGTAACCACTGAGGTAACTGGCTTTCCACTGGTGAAATATGGTATGGTCGTTGGTAGGTCTGGGAAGCCTCATGTGAAAATCTTTGCTCACACATTCTTGATCTGGGTCCAGAATCAACCATTTCTCTGTACCCACGAGTATCCACAGAGTTCTCTCTCATCTTTCTGAAACAAGTCTTTGGATCTAGTCCTCTGGCTTTCTGTACTTTGATGTAATCTTCAAGTTCATCTTGGAAAGAgtcatatgtcttctttgaatGAGGTAACTGCTTTTCCATTGCTTGTGAAATATTGTATGGTGCTGGGTATGTTCGGAAAGTCTCAAATGGGAGTCTTTGTTCAAACATTCTATGTCTGGGTCTGGAATCGACCACTTCTCTGTATCTGCGGGTTTCCAAAGAACTCTCTTCCATCTTTCTGAAACAAGTCTTGGTCTCTAGTCCTCTGGCTTTCTGCACATTGATGTAATCTGCACACTCATTTTGGTAAGAGTCTTGTGTCTTCCTTGAATTCTTCACTAGATTGATAACAATGGATTCTCTGTAAAGAAGACAGCAGAAAATTCTCATTagattattttattctaaatattttatttgttcttaaaaGTATtagtctgaaaaaacaaaaacaatacccaaacaaattttaaaaacctacttCGTTATAAAAGCTATAAATTGTGAATTTTTATGCCAAAAAAGCAGCATGGACAGTGAGAACCTACCCATTATAAAGCCATAAATCATGACTTTTTATGCCCCCCCAAAAGGAGCATGGAAAATGATATATCTCCTAGGCACCTCACAATTtttatgcaaaaaagaaaaggaaatttcctcTGGCCTGGGATGAAAGGGAAGACGGGTATAAAGTAGCACATATATCTGATGTTGTTGTAGCACTAAAAATGTTAAGGCATGTTGGAATGTATGGGTAGGGACTAATAATATTTAATGTCCTGACAGACGCTCTGATTTGAATGTCATACCGTTTTTAAAGTTTTCGTTAGTTCCTTATATACATCTTATAAATGTGATATGTGTTTATTCTGTAAccttgagatttttaaaaatctaaattataaatctagccaggtgtggtgtgtgtgcctgtattcccagctactgaggttgaagcaggaggatctcttgagcccaggagtttgaggctgtactGCACTATGATGgaacctgtgaatagccactgggCTCCACCCTGGGCCAgagagcaagaacccatctctgaaaaaaggaATGTAAATGTAGGTTAATTGGGTAAGTCAGACAATTTAGCTTCTAAGTATTCGGatacaaataatagaaatattttctactaaaataaaacaatgtaacaGAAAGAATAcgtcttgattttattttattcattttattttatttattttcttgagacagggtctcactctgttgcccaggttagagtgcagtggtgtgatcatggttcactgcagcgtcaacatcctggactcaagtgatcctcctaccttagctacccaagtagctgtgaccatGGGTACATTCCactaaacctggctaatttttcttttttcttgggtaaagataaggtctcactatgctgcccaggcttgacctcaaactccttggctcttcctcccacagtgctgggattacgggcataagccaccaggcctggctctaTGTCTTGACTTTAAAAGCAtcaatacaaagataaatagtcAAATACCCTTTGCTACCTGAACTACCCAATCTCCAACTGTCCATTCAATTCTCCTCTCCTTGAAATAACAGAATAAAATggactaaatatttattgaactcccATTATGTGCCAGGGCAGGCACCTTACACATATTATATTTCATCATAACAATCTTATATAAGAACTCACCAAAGTTACACACTCGGTAGAAAAATGGATCTGGTATTCTAATCCAGGTCCATCTAATAGCAAGACCTCTGTTCTTAACCACTATACATCACTGGAAAAATGGTGACTGGGTCACTGAATCCCTGGAACCAAGCCAACCTTCCAGAAATTCTCTGCATTTGTGTGGTTAGTGTGAGAGTGATCCTTTAGCATCTCTCCAAAGAACACTGCTCTCTAGTCAGGAGGGGTGCCAGTTAGCCAGGTTTGCCAGTATACTATCATTACTAGAACTAAAACTAGAACCCCTGAGGGACACTAGTATGCAATATGTTACAAATATTGCCAACCATACCCAGGTTTAACTCATAGGGGCATGAATGCCTAAGAAGTTTGTAAAATACATCAAAGAATGCTTGACTAGAAGCTCTGGTCTTTGGCACCATAGGAAAATTTTGGCAAAAATACTTACTTAATTTGATGTTCACTTCCTTGCATGTGGGACCGGAACATATCTAAAGATGTAAAAGC of the Pongo abelii isolate AG06213 chromosome X, NHGRI_mPonAbe1-v2.0_pri, whole genome shotgun sequence genome contains:
- the ZMAT1 gene encoding zinc finger matrin-type protein 1 isoform X2, yielding MAAAPSTVTPLAAESSPQEATVSAASSSSYTACAAAAAAAAAVIVPASSATSAPACPPAGGCGDGGGGGFGGSTMAAAGRGGSSFKVDTRPCLREGEFPSRGAGAAPSPSLPLFSPSETGLGAVRHCPTPHLPWRSKGQARPAPPRRISPECARWTEAERAFPTSPTCKGWGPPGKRIADAIWNEQEKAELFTDKFCQVCGVMLQFESQRISHYEGEKHAQNVSFYFQMHGEQNEVPGKKMKMHVENFQVHRYEGVDKNKFCDLCNMMFSSPLIAQSHYVGKVHAKKLKQLMEEHDQASPSGFQPEMGVPLTTSAESTFLKPLPVKPPPAFSMRTYVCHICSIAFTSLDMFRSHMQGSEHQIKESIVINLVKNSRKTQDSYQNECADYINVQKARGLETKTCFRKMEESSLETRRYREVVDSRPRHRMFEQRLPFETFRTYPAPYNISQAMEKQLPHSKKTYDSFQDELEDYIKVQKARGLDPKTCFRKMRENSVDTRGYREMVDSGPRSRMCEQRFSHEASQTYQRPYHISPVESQLPQWLPTHSKRTYDSFQDELEDYIKVQKARGLEPKTCFRKIGDSSVETHKNREMVDVRPRHRMLEQKLPCETFQTYSGPYSISQVVENQLPHCLPAHDSKQRLDSISYCQLTRDCFPEKPVPLSLNQQENNSGSYSVESEVYKHLSSENNTTDHQAGHKRKHQKRKRHLEEGKERPEKEQSKHKRKKSYEDTDLDKDKSIRQRKREEDRVRVSSGKLKHRKKKKSHDVPSEKEERKHRKEKKKSVEERTEEEMLWDESILGF
- the ZMAT1 gene encoding zinc finger matrin-type protein 1 isoform X1, whose protein sequence is MAAAPSTVTPLAAESSPQEATVSAASSSSYTACAAAAAAAAAVIVPASSATSAPACPPAGGCGDGGGGGFGGSTMAAAGRGGSSFKVDTRPCLREGEFPSRGAGAAPSPSLPLFSPSETGLGAVRHCPTPHLPWRSKGQARPAPPRRISPECARWTEAERAFPTSPTCKGWGPPGKRIADAIWNEQEKAELFTDKFCQVCGVMLQFESQRISHYEGEKHAQNVSFYFQMHGEQNEVPGKKMKMHVENFQVHRYEGVDKNKFCDLCNMMFSSPLIAQSHYVGKVHAKKLKQLMEEHDQASPSGFQPEMAGVPLTTSAESTFLKPLPVKPPPAFSMRTYVCHICSIAFTSLDMFRSHMQGSEHQIKESIVINLVKNSRKTQDSYQNECADYINVQKARGLETKTCFRKMEESSLETRRYREVVDSRPRHRMFEQRLPFETFRTYPAPYNISQAMEKQLPHSKKTYDSFQDELEDYIKVQKARGLDPKTCFRKMRENSVDTRGYREMVDSGPRSRMCEQRFSHEASQTYQRPYHISPVESQLPQWLPTHSKRTYDSFQDELEDYIKVQKARGLEPKTCFRKIGDSSVETHKNREMVDVRPRHRMLEQKLPCETFQTYSGPYSISQVVENQLPHCLPAHDSKQRLDSISYCQLTRDCFPEKPVPLSLNQQENNSGSYSVESEVYKHLSSENNTTDHQAGHKRKHQKRKRHLEEGKERPEKEQSKHKRKKSYEDTDLDKDKSIRQRKREEDRVRVSSGKLKHRKKKKSHDVPSEKEERKHRKEKKKSVEERTEEEMLWDESILGF
- the ZMAT1 gene encoding zinc finger matrin-type protein 1 isoform X4, whose product is MAAAPSTVTPLAAESSPQEATVSAASSSSYTACAAAAAAAAAVIVPASSATSAPACPPAGGCGDGGGGGFGGSTMAAAGRGGSSFKVDTRPCLREDAIWNEQEKAELFTDKFCQVCGVMLQFESQRISHYEGEKHAQNVSFYFQMHGEQNEVPGKKMKMHVENFQVHRYEGVDKNKFCDLCNMMFSSPLIAQSHYVGKVHAKKLKQLMEEHDQASPSGFQPEMGVPLTTSAESTFLKPLPVKPPPAFSMRTYVCHICSIAFTSLDMFRSHMQGSEHQIKESIVINLVKNSRKTQDSYQNECADYINVQKARGLETKTCFRKMEESSLETRRYREVVDSRPRHRMFEQRLPFETFRTYPAPYNISQAMEKQLPHSKKTYDSFQDELEDYIKVQKARGLDPKTCFRKMRENSVDTRGYREMVDSGPRSRMCEQRFSHEASQTYQRPYHISPVESQLPQWLPTHSKRTYDSFQDELEDYIKVQKARGLEPKTCFRKIGDSSVETHKNREMVDVRPRHRMLEQKLPCETFQTYSGPYSISQVVENQLPHCLPAHDSKQRLDSISYCQLTRDCFPEKPVPLSLNQQENNSGSYSVESEVYKHLSSENNTTDHQAGHKRKHQKRKRHLEEGKERPEKEQSKHKRKKSYEDTDLDKDKSIRQRKREEDRVRVSSGKLKHRKKKKSHDVPSEKEERKHRKEKKKSVEERTEEEMLWDESILGF
- the ZMAT1 gene encoding zinc finger matrin-type protein 1 isoform X3, producing MAAAPSTVTPLAAESSPQEATVSAASSSSYTACAAAAAAAAAVIVPASSATSAPACPPAGGCGDGGGGGFGGSTMAAAGRGGSSFKVDTRPCLREDAIWNEQEKAELFTDKFCQVCGVMLQFESQRISHYEGEKHAQNVSFYFQMHGEQNEVPGKKMKMHVENFQVHRYEGVDKNKFCDLCNMMFSSPLIAQSHYVGKVHAKKLKQLMEEHDQASPSGFQPEMAGVPLTTSAESTFLKPLPVKPPPAFSMRTYVCHICSIAFTSLDMFRSHMQGSEHQIKESIVINLVKNSRKTQDSYQNECADYINVQKARGLETKTCFRKMEESSLETRRYREVVDSRPRHRMFEQRLPFETFRTYPAPYNISQAMEKQLPHSKKTYDSFQDELEDYIKVQKARGLDPKTCFRKMRENSVDTRGYREMVDSGPRSRMCEQRFSHEASQTYQRPYHISPVESQLPQWLPTHSKRTYDSFQDELEDYIKVQKARGLEPKTCFRKIGDSSVETHKNREMVDVRPRHRMLEQKLPCETFQTYSGPYSISQVVENQLPHCLPAHDSKQRLDSISYCQLTRDCFPEKPVPLSLNQQENNSGSYSVESEVYKHLSSENNTTDHQAGHKRKHQKRKRHLEEGKERPEKEQSKHKRKKSYEDTDLDKDKSIRQRKREEDRVRVSSGKLKHRKKKKSHDVPSEKEERKHRKEKKKSVEERTEEEMLWDESILGF
- the ZMAT1 gene encoding zinc finger matrin-type protein 1 isoform X5 → MRTYVCHICSIAFTSLDMFRSHMQGSEHQIKESIVINLVKNSRKTQDSYQNECADYINVQKARGLETKTCFRKMEESSLETRRYREVVDSRPRHRMFEQRLPFETFRTYPAPYNISQAMEKQLPHSKKTYDSFQDELEDYIKVQKARGLDPKTCFRKMRENSVDTRGYREMVDSGPRSRMCEQRFSHEASQTYQRPYHISPVESQLPQWLPTHSKRTYDSFQDELEDYIKVQKARGLEPKTCFRKIGDSSVETHKNREMVDVRPRHRMLEQKLPCETFQTYSGPYSISQVVENQLPHCLPAHDSKQRLDSISYCQLTRDCFPEKPVPLSLNQQENNSGSYSVESEVYKHLSSENNTTDHQAGHKRKHQKRKRHLEEGKERPEKEQSKHKRKKSYEDTDLDKDKSIRQRKREEDRVRVSSGKLKHRKKKKSHDVPSEKEERKHRKEKKKSVEERTEEEMLWDESILGF